One Methanofastidiosum sp. DNA segment encodes these proteins:
- a CDS encoding TIGR04084 family radical SAM/SPASM domain-containing protein: MHYHIILTTKCNSQCKYCYEKSMNDFDIDIEQKVDLDLSSPESSKVNVKDLKKFIGKDKNPVIIFYGGEPLLQINKIKEIMDNIDVPYRMQTNGKLLDKIQREYLNRLDKILVSIDGDQKITDDNRGKGTYNLILKNISLIKENGYAGEIVARMTLSMESPDIYEKVLHLINIGFSSIHWQIDAGFYAFDYDKEKFSLFVEEYNISITKLIDYWIECMKNKKVLKLYPFVGIVNSLLKDEKTSLRCGAGHSGYAIRTDGKIMACPIMTWIKDFVSGDLDSDPKDLAQFGMSERCASCDIKDICGGRCLYWNYLKLWPEEGNQLICKTIEHLVSELKNRMPEIKDLIKNGQINYIDFEYEKYFGPEIIP; encoded by the coding sequence ATGCACTATCACATAATACTAACAACTAAATGCAATTCACAGTGCAAATACTGCTATGAGAAATCAATGAATGATTTTGATATAGATATTGAACAGAAAGTCGATCTTGATTTGTCCTCACCGGAATCTAGTAAAGTTAATGTAAAAGATCTAAAAAAATTTATTGGCAAAGATAAAAATCCCGTAATCATCTTTTATGGTGGGGAGCCCCTTCTTCAAATTAATAAAATCAAAGAAATAATGGACAATATTGATGTGCCTTATAGAATGCAGACTAATGGAAAGCTATTGGATAAAATTCAAAGAGAATACCTAAACAGACTTGACAAGATTTTAGTATCTATTGATGGCGACCAAAAGATTACAGACGATAATAGAGGTAAAGGGACATATAATCTAATACTAAAAAATATTTCACTAATAAAAGAAAATGGATATGCAGGAGAGATTGTTGCAAGAATGACTTTGAGCATGGAATCACCCGATATATACGAAAAAGTATTACATCTGATAAATATCGGATTTTCATCAATTCACTGGCAGATTGATGCTGGGTTTTATGCGTTTGACTACGATAAGGAAAAATTTAGCCTATTTGTAGAAGAATACAATATTTCAATTACAAAATTAATTGATTACTGGATAGAGTGTATGAAAAATAAAAAAGTATTGAAACTTTATCCATTTGTTGGAATAGTCAACAGTCTATTAAAAGATGAAAAAACTTCACTTAGATGTGGGGCTGGACATAGCGGTTATGCGATACGTACCGATGGAAAAATAATGGCGTGCCCAATTATGACTTGGATTAAAGATTTTGTCTCAGGAGATTTAGATTCTGATCCTAAAGATCTCGCACAATTTGGAATGTCTGAAAGATGCGCTAGTTGTGATATTAAAGATATCTGTGGCGGGAGATGCCTTTACTGGAACTATTTGAAATTATGGCCAGAGGAAGGGAATCAATTAATTTGTAAGACTATCGAACACCTAGTAAGTGAATTAAAAAATAGAATGCCTGAAATAAAGGATCTAATTAAAAATGGCCAAATAAATTATATTGACTTCGAATATGAAAAATATTTTGGTCCTGAAATAATACCATAA
- a CDS encoding LemA family protein, translating into MDIAILLILGVVVVIALVLIGIFVGIYNRFFALKNSAEATLGQIRVALKKRLDMIDQLLGAVKSYAKFEKETLENITKYRASIGNASPEAISEIDRQSAGILGRLIAVAENYPDLKTSTTVTNLMESVKTVEDEIARQRYTYNNIAQQFNTMLDTIPSNIVGRIIGLIKLEYLKFEEAIETRPKIEF; encoded by the coding sequence ATGGACATAGCAATTTTGTTAATACTTGGAGTTGTAGTTGTTATAGCACTTGTTCTTATAGGAATATTTGTTGGCATCTACAACAGATTTTTTGCATTGAAGAATTCTGCTGAAGCAACTTTGGGGCAGATAAGAGTTGCACTAAAAAAGCGTCTTGATATGATTGACCAGTTATTGGGAGCTGTCAAGAGTTATGCAAAGTTTGAGAAAGAAACTTTGGAGAATATAACAAAGTATCGTGCAAGCATTGGGAATGCTTCTCCCGAAGCAATAAGTGAAATTGACCGTCAAAGTGCAGGCATACTTGGAAGATTGATTGCTGTAGCAGAAAACTATCCAGACCTTAAGACTTCAACTACAGTGACCAATTTAATGGAATCTGTGAAGACTGTGGAAGATGAAATTGCAAGGCAGAGGTATACTTACAACAACATAGCCCAGCAATTCAACACCATGCTTGATACTATACCTTCAAACATTGTTGGAAGAATAATAGGGCTCATAAAACTTGAATACCTTAAATTTGAAGAGGCCATTGAAACAAGACCAAAAATTGAGTTTTAG